The Gadus macrocephalus chromosome 3, ASM3116895v1 DNA segment tgtGCGCACGGATCCAATCGCCAAGATGTGAAGCAGCAGTTATCGGTTTCAACACACATCTCAAACAGAAGCACACTGACACATAATTACAAGTAACACCTCATACACCTTTTTTCCGTTCCATGACCTCACGAACACCCATAATGCACTAGTCTCCGAAACAAAACACACAGGATACATTTTGTTACACCCCGTCGTGTCCTCAACAGTCAACGCGACGCGTGTCCCTCATCTTCACGTCGACCGACTCGACCACACCCTCACCTcaacccccgcccccgccccccccccccccccccccctccgcgtGCCGCTACTTCAGCTCGGTGCGGTGCTCGCCGCGGGCGATGTGCGAGGTGAACTCGTAGCGGTCGCGGCTCCGGTGGCCGCACACGTTGCACTCCAGGGGGTCCCTGAAGCCGTGGCAGCCCATGTGGATGGTGAACATGACGTAGTCCAGGTAGATCACCCGGCAGTGGCTGCAGGGGTACAGGGCCCCGGCGGGGGCCAGAAGCCCCCCGGGGTCCCCCTCCGTCTTCAGCACGCGCATGGCCTCCAGGGGCCCCATGGAGAGGCCCTGGGCGGGGCCCTGGGCGTGGGGGTGCGGGTGGGGCAGGCCGTTGGGGAACCCCCCCAACAGGTGCCCCAGGTTGTAGATGAGGGACTGGGGCACCGGGGAGGCGTCCCCCGGGCTGGGCTCCAGCCCGTGGTGGGGCCCCTGGGGTGAGGGGGCCGGGAGGGACAGGCCACCGGGGGCCGGGAGGGACAGCTTGTGGCCGTTGGTGTGGGGGCTGCGGGTGAGCTGGACGGGGTAGTGccggtgggagaggggggtctCGTGGTCCAGGGCGGTGACGTCGGCGCCGGGGGAGCCCCTCAGCGGGGGGTCCGTTGCGTCCGTCGGCCGCATCGGGCCCCGGTTGAAGCTCAGGTCCAGGCAGACGCCGTTGTCCCCTGGGGGGCCGGACGGtcgagagacacggagagagaaagaaacagtgagagagagagtgtcagagagagggagaaagacagacagagagaaagagagggggagagagagagagactcagagagagagatagtaagagagagagagagagagagagagagagagagagagagagagagagagagagagagagagagagagagagagggagagagagagagactcagagagagagagagatagtaagagagagagagagagagatagagagagagagggacggagacagagagagagttagtaagagggagagagagagatagagagagagagagagagactcagagagagagaaagagatagtaagagagagagagagaaagagagagagagggagacagaaagagagagagcgagagagagggacggagtcAAAGAGGGAGtttttaagagagagagagagagagagagagaaagagagagagagagggagacagagagagagagggagacaaagagagactcagagacagagagatagtaagagagagacaggaagagtgagtgagagaaagagggagtttgtaagagagagacagagacagagagagagagagagagagagagagagagagagagaaagggaggcagagagaacgttagtaagagagagagagagatacagtgagagaaagaaacagtgagagagagagagagagagagagagagagagagagagagagagagagagagaggagtgtcagagagagggagaaagacagacagagagaaagagagggggagcacACTCAGAACAAGGGGCCATTGATCATGCCAACCATGCTACCGCTACAAAGCCAGAGAGACATCCCAGGAGGCAAGCAGCGGTGAATAGCCGCCCTTACCCGTCGATGCTGTTCATCAGACCCTCAACCCACTCTCAGGGGCGCTGGGTCTCCACAAGGCagcgaaggaggaggaggagggggtggaggaggagaagggggaggagggggaggaggagaagggggaggagggggagggggaggaggaggaggaggagaagggggagggggggggaacaaagCACAGGTCCTGCTTCAAAGCTGACAGAGACAGAACCAGGGGGTTCAACACAACAGTGTACACAGcagcacgcacaagcacacaagacAGTGGAGCATCCTATCAGAGGTCCTGACAAGGCACTTCCTGCTctgagagacaggcagaggcgAGGAGGAAGTCAGAGCGAGGGCCCTTGGGTTACAAGAAAAGCAGCGCGTGAGAGAGACACCTGCTCACGTTTCCTCGCATCTTCGCCATCGGTTTCTTGCGTCTGTGGTCGCGCACATTACCTCAGCTTTCCGCCTGCGGTCGTCGTATTGAGAGTTGAGTTAATTAAGTGATTGGTGGACGGCGAAGGTATGTGCTGCCAAAGCAGTGTGAACAAAAGTGACTGCAGAGAGAGCTGGCCTCGTTTGTAGCCATTCCCCACGTGTGTTGTTTGATTACAGTATGTGTACCGATTTAATGTTTGTGTTACACAGAGAGACACCCCACTACCTTCTACATTCTACGTGCtcagatgtttctgtgtgtgcgtgtgagtcaaAGCTGTTTTCCATCATATGCCTCCTTTGAGAGATGAGCCAGTGAAACATTAAAAAGAGAAACCCACAACAGAGAATCAGCTCAGATAAATACAAATAGTGACAATGACCCGACTGGAACGAACGCACAATGAAAGAGGCAAGAGGTTTGCTGTAAACAAGCAGAGAGGGGCATCAGCAGGACACAGCTCACATCTTCAGCAACAATTACAGACATTCTCAGACTCTTCAAAACGGTTCTCCTTCAATAGCAAGTGGCCATAAAATCACTCCAACCCCCCAAAACAATAGATCAAATCTCCACACACATTTAGCACTACTGTAAAACAACAATCAGACTCAAATCATCCATACGTGCCCACAGACGTGCACGTATATACGGTTGAAGATTTAatctccacacacaccaacccacacacacattcacgcatttgcactccacacacaccaacccacacacgtgcacgcatgtCGCATATACATTCTATACACACcaatccacacacatgcacgcacatacacactccacacacactaacgcacacacatgcgcgcacatacactccacacacaccaacgcgcacacatgcacccgTTTACACTCaagactcacacgcacacacacacccacacaaacacacccacaggcCAGTCCTGTGTGTGACCCTCTGAAGGCCATCAGCCCAGGGGGTCCCCTGAGTGTTTCTGGCGGTCTCTCTTACCGGTGAACTTCTGTGGCATGGAGCTCTTGCGCTTGGCCACGTTGCTGGCCAGCTTGTCCAGCAGAAGGGCTCGCTCGCTCCCCATCTGAGACCGCACTGCCTGGCCGTCCTCCACGTGAGACACTGGGCGACACAGTCATACAAGTCagacagggcgagagagagagcgagagagagagagagagagagagagagagagagagagagagagagagagagatgccacGATTGAGACACAGCTGACTGGACAaagtgaagagagacagaaggggagaCAGGGCTGAGAgatgtgcagagagagaggagggaaaggagaaGTGAGATCCTTTTTTCTGATCGTCAAGAAAAGTGTAAAGTCTAAGAGGGGGGGATCTCAGAGGCAATAAGGTAGGAGAGTCAAACATACCAGCTGCTGGGAGGAAATTCATTGTGTGTGGTGAACCAGTTATCGACTTTCTGATACAGCAACCGCACCAGGATGACTGCACTGACTGCATTATTGTTCCTTTATGAAGTGCACAGTCAGTGCAGAGTGCAGGCTGCCTCCCCAAGCCCACCACCAGCCGACCAGATAGGAACCTTCCAGACCGTCGACCACCGAGGCCTGTGCGCTGCGACCGCTGTCTTGGGCGGCGTCGGGCTGAGTGTGCGAGTTAAGGATGCTACATCGACGCTGACTTCCTTTCTGCTGCTGCAGAGGCACGAAACGGCCCCTCGCTCCCTCAGCTCCTATACCACAAAGGCCCCTGACCTTCTTTAGCTGTGCTGCCAGAGGGGCGACCACGACTGCAGCTCTCCACTGTGTACACCGCAGTCGCTTCCCCCCGCCCCGCGCGCGCGCGCTGTAGGAGTTAGATGAACGACGTACACACTTGTAGCAGGGCTGGCGATTTGATGTTtcgtttgtatttgtttgagcGTGTTTGAACGCGCGCAGCTGGCCACATTTAGAGACAGTTGATTCATATTGCTCCCGCCGCGTCGCAGGAAGGCTGCACCGTCTGAGCTCTGACACTCTTAGTTAGATGGTCAATGGACTGGGATTTACgtagtgcttttctaaccagtggccactcaaagagcTTTAAAATACTGCCTAACAGTCAACCCTTCATGCACGcattcacccaccgacggcggtgtcagccaagcaaggcgacagccagctcgttcgggagcagtcagggtgaggcgtctcgctcagggacacctcgacactcggctaagaggagccgggggatcgaaccggcaaccttcaggttacaagtcaaccggctctacctcctgagccacactccgccatgttgttgtttttttgaaaataaaaagaaacctTCAActcttgttgtgtgtttgtgtttcgaCACACTCTTTGGATGATGCATGATCTTCCTCAGAGGTTCGTTCCCCAGAAAGCTCCCAATGTTTCCTGGTGATTCTGCGGAGTAAACCTCAGTGGGGCCCTGGGGACTGAGGAATAAGGACTAAGGACTTAATTGACCTCAGGTGCTATTTatcatttgtttgttgttttttaccttCCAAATTTCCGGATTTCCCTATGGTCTCCGCGGTAAGCGTCACAACGTTTTGAACTGTGGGTTATTCCCTTAGGTTAAGTCTGCACTGATGCAGACTCACAGAAAGGGCTCGGTaagtgtggactcaaaccctccggccctttggaattcgacattgggacagccctaaGGCCTTACTCATTTCGCGAGAACGTGCAGCAAAGTCTGTGAGTCCGTGAGTCCGGACTTTGGCATTGGCCCCATGAATCCCTCTGTCAGCCCTGTGTCacagcatgtgcatgtgtgggagagagagggaggccggGGACGAAGCCAGGGCAGCGGGTCGGTAGCTCACCTGTCTCCGCGGAGCCCCGGTTCTGGGCATACACGTGGCAGCGCTCCCTGTGCTCCTCCAGAGAGCTGCGCTGTTTGTAGCTGCGGCCGCAGTGGTtgcacttgtagggcttctccacTGCCAGAGGTGGAGAAGGGTTTCAGTTAGAGGTGGAGAAGGGTTTCagttagaggaggagaagggtttCAGTTAGAGGAGGAGAAGTCATAAACGGGCGGCGTCTGAAGTGCATCGGAAGCGAGGAGGCAGCCAGATATTGGTTTCACATCTGCAGAGTGACTTGATAAACTTCTGGGAAGGAGAGCacggcacagcacagcacagcagcaGGGAGGTTTGTGTTCTTGCAGAGGCAGTTCTGGGCTGAAACTCACGCTGAGCTCAGTGAATGAACCACCCTATCTTTGCTGTGGTTTTAAAAATAGTGATTGAATAAGATGCTACGCCCCAAGATAATGTGCTGGTTgtggaacaggtgtgtgtgccgCAGTACCAGAAagcacccaacacacacacacacgcacacacacacacgcacacgcacacacgcgcacacacacacacacgcgcgcgcacacacacacacacacgcgcgcgcacacgcacgcgcgcgcacacacgcacacacacacacacacacacacacacacacacacacacacacacacacacacacacacacacacacaaacacagtaacaGAAAGcaccttagacacacacacacacacacacacacacacacacacacacacacacacacacacacaaacacagtaacaGAAAgcaccttacacacacacacacacgcacgcgcacacgcacacgcacacgcacacgcacacacacattgcaagcAGGGCCCTACTGACAAACCGCCCTCATCCAATCACACGACCCCGTGCCGGACCTGCCTAGATTCACAGGAGCAGTGAACAAAGGGACCAGACAACAAACCAGCCAACAAACAGGTGCACGAAGCGAGCGTATGCCTGCGTGGCCATGAGGAAGGGCGCAGCTGCGGGGGTTCGGTGTCTACCAGAGTGGGTGCGCAGGTGCCCGCTCAGGGCGTCGCGCCGTCGACAGGCGTAGTTGCACATGTGGCACTTGAAGGGCTTCTCGCCCGAGTGTAGCTTGATGTGGCGCAGGAGGTTCCCTTTCTGGGTGAAGGAGGCGCCACACTGGACGCAATGGAAAGGCCTCTCACCTGCGGGGCCGGGGACgacaacagagagggagggggaatcTGTTTTTGTTGTCTGCGAGTGTGTTTCATCGATGTGTGGCGGAAATCTGGGCTGTGTTTGAagtggtgagggagggagcCCAATGGAACAACCCTCTCTGGAACAAGACTCCACAGCACAACTGTGATCAAACATCGTGCTGTCACTCATCCCCTCACCTAATTACTGCCATGTAAATAATGTGCACTTTCATTCTCTGTACTTGTGAAATTATGTATTCATTCTGTAGTGAAGGAGCCTTTAGCCTGAACTGTTGTGTTACACTTAAGCATGTACATCTTTGCCCCTATGGCATGACATTGTAATCACTGTTGGATTtttgtatgcatatatgtatgcTGGACATACTTTAACTTTCTTCTTTTATTATTGTATCTTTTATATTCCATGGGCTGCTGTGACTTGACTTCAAACCTCAAAAACTGCGAATTTTGACGTACTGATTGTGAGTTGTTGATTCAATGGTGGTCATAGTTACCGACCGACGACACGCACACCGCTCTACAGCTTACGCACAGAGATGCGACGCACCTAAGACAATGTGATTGGCGTGTGGTCTGGTGTGACTCAATACCTGGTGCCATTGCACTGCGTTCACGTCTATTACAATAAAGGATATTGCATCATCGCTCTCAGGCAGCCTCAAAACAAGAGCCGCAAACCAGCGTGCCGCTGAATGTGCGTCACAGATGATGCAGGACCTCACATCGACGCCGTGTGCTCAACCTGTGGCCCCGGAGGGGAACACCGAGGTTCGATCGGCCCAGTTGATTGACAGCTGTGTGACGCCAACGGCCAACGCAAAGTAAAGCCATCGCCAAAATGAAAAACCTTTACTTTCATGTActtcaataaataaagcaaaagTGATTTTGCATTTTTAGGTTTAGAGTATTGCTAGAGTGGGACACCTGCTTGCTACAATGTAAAACTGTTCACTGTTAAATTACAGTTAAGTACTGGCAGCAGTTTCGCCAGTAAGGTACTGTTTATTTACAGTAATATagtaatatatttttatatatatactttaggtcgggttggagtcccgacgcggataccagagagactgttggtctgatcttaaatacattgcactttctattttactcatttctttgcatatgttttcttttacttatctattattttattctattgtatgacaatgtttatatgtgaagcactttgagtctgccttgtgtatgaaaagtgctatataaataaagttgccttgccttgtcttgcctaatatatatataatataaatacagcAGCTTTCATTGAGACTCCCACAATTGAGACCCAGACAATGCACTTTTTTTCCCACAGCATTGTACTGTAAAACCTAAAGAGAGACTGTTAGAATGTCCCTGTCCGTGCACCTCAATGTCTGACAGTGTATAAAAGGACGCAAAAACTAACGCCCACAGAATCCGATCAAAGGTGGTGTGTGCTGACCGACACAGAGGTGTGCGCGCCACCACGTCCTCTCCTTACCGGTGTGGCTCCGCTTGTGAACGAGCAGCACGTTGATGCTGATGCAGGACAGGCCGCAGATGTCACAGTTGAGCTTGCTGCTGCTCCCTGattggccgccgccgccgccgccgcggggggAGGAGCCCAGGGCCGGAGCGTCGTCGGCGTCCCCGGGCTCGGCCCCCTCGGCGAAGAGGGACTTGCAGCCGTAGCTCCGGCTGAAGTCCACCAGGGAGAGGTCCTGGGGCTCGCTCGGGCTCTCCCCCTCGTCCACCGCCTCCATCCCCcgctcgtcctcctcgtcgttgccctcctcctcctcctcctcttcgtcgtcgtagccctcctccagcccctcctcgctggccgcctcctcctcctcctcctcctcctctccgccccccccctggcctGCCTCTCGCGGGGGTCCGTGGACTCCTTCTCCTGGTCCGCTCCGCGCAGCGCTGGtccgtctccatctcctctGGCTCACTCTTCACCGCCGCCTTCAGCgctggagggagggacggggggagggggaagggggagtaGAGGGAAAGTACATTTACACACAGCTTACACTGATCAGGGCTGTACGGTGGACAACTAAAAaagacaaataaaacaaaacaacacattggACCAATAGTCATAAACGTATAAAACATAAATGAAGCGATGGATCTTCAATATCGGGGAACACAACACAGAGATACAGGAAACGAGCAGGAGTACAGGGTTAGGGGACCAGGAAGGCCAGGGAGTGACGGTGTGATGTAAGCCTGGGTTTGGAGGCTGaaagggacgggggggggatcTGATATCCAGGGGGAGATGGCTCCGCAGACCTGGAGCAGCAACTGCAAAGGTTCAGTCACTCCTCTGTTTGAGCCGTGAGGAAGAGGATCGAACACGGGGATGACAAGGGAAATCATATTTTGAGTCTGTAGAAAACGAGAAAGAGCAGATGAGAATAACCAGCCCAGATGGAGAAAAGAGAGGGGTGGTTCCTCTTTTTGACCGAAAAAAAAGAGGTATATAGGTTTAAAATGGTGCGTGCGTGGATACATGCGTGTGAAACTAGGGTTTGTTCCCGCTTCTAAACATATTTTTAGGGTCGGATGCGAGAGATTGTGTGGCTCCAAAGCGTTAATGGTTTAATTTAGGCCAAGGCACAGACGCGCAGAGAGATATGAGCGCATGAGCCAGAGATAAAGGAAAGGCATCACCTCTCACCACAGAGAAACAGGAAGAGCCAGAGCAGGAGAACAGCGCGAGTCAGTATGCATCTCATGCGATCACGCTCCGTTAAACAACGCTCAAGTGGCTCGCCCCAGCCACAGTTTGGGCATTTCGAAGGGTGTCCAACGTTTTCTGGGGTGAATAATCTGGTAAAATTCAGCGTTTCTTTGTTGGATTGTCCCTGGCTTATAAATAGATCTGTGACACGCACACGCCCTGACGAAACCAACAAACTCCCCCCTGCCTGcactgttagtgtgtgtgtgtttgtgttccttcGCACAACAGCTattgacagcccccccccccccccccccccccccccccaatgtgtTAACCGATGCTCTGAGATAGGCTTCACCCAGCGCCGCGGCGGTCACACTGCGGTTGGCTGAGCCGTGGCGTGCCACAGTGTTCAGTGGAAATGGCTCAGAGGTGCGATGGAAACAACGCTCACACCTCCATAGCTGGCTGTAGAGAGTAACGAGGGGCCACGGCACATTAAGAGCACAACGGAAGGATCGAGGCTGATCTATAATAAACACATCAGCAGTTCCTATGATGGGTCGAAGTTCAATAATTTGCTCGGAATAGCCGAGCCGCAGTTAAAGTGGTATCTTGTCCTAGATGGCTTTGTTGTGTACGAGGAAGgagttaacctagcaattgttagcgcttggcacttggttctatgaacatccttactgtaccgaaagcGGTATATTGTGGTTTATATAACAGTTAGTTACGACCAAGTAATTTGATTAGACAAGAGGCATTTCATGAGTGCTGATatagagtataacagcactgggaATTTTTAACTATATTCCTCCGCTTTACAGGTGTTCTCATAACCGTTTATGTTATAAGCTagctagtgtgtgtatgtgttgcttggcaacagttcagTCCAGTCCAGTTGCGGATCTATTTGTGTTGGCGgagccaaataaatcattaaataaacaaacaaatcataatctgttgTTGTTTATAACTGTTGGGTGTAGAACTACTAGAACTAATactgttgtactgaatatcagTACGGATGTGATTATCTTTGGCACTCGGCCTCCGGCCTCGTACCTACGACCGGATCACAGCtgtgctgatattcagtacaacagcacgACCTCAAGTGTGCTTGTATACAACAGCTCTACAAGCAACAGTAATAAGCCTcaacagattatgatttgtatgTTTATTCAATGATTTATTTGGCTCCTCCAAAACAAATAGATCCGCAACTGAACTGGGACTGAACTGTTGTCAAGTGTAGGTGAATATGGGCTCTATGTGTGACGTGTTCATAAGTCTGTCGTCTCATGCTCACAGCAGAGAACGGCCTTGTCTGAAGCAGAGGTCACCATAACGCGTCATCATAACATCACAAACCTTCAGAACACTCCATTTCGTTGCACCCCGACAGATCGCTCGGCTGTACGTCATCGGAGGTCCTGACGGCCGGTGAAGTCCTGTCCGTCAGTCCGTTGATGTCCGCGTTGTCTGGAAAGCAGCAACTTTAGGATCATCTCGAGCACATCACATCGCAGCTCGTGGCGGTTATTGGAAGTTATCCGCATGATTACTCATTCATGCAGCATGGTTTACATATTCAGTTGTAAAAGGAAGTATTGTGAGGGACAGTAGCTTGTAGTTGAACTTTTGATGCAAGATACTCACTGCTGGAGTCTTCCCCACAGTTTTACCCTCAAGATGGCTCTCAGAGTCCATGACGACGAAATGTCTGGAGAGACGAAGCAGACAGAGGCATGGTGAGCCGGTGGATTTTAATACTTTATGTtaagaaatataaaaaataaacaaagaaaaacattcAATATTATACCGTATTTTCTTCAATGTGTCAGAATCACAAGGGTATAAGAGGAACAGTAcaacatcatttattttttaataaagtgaaaagtcatgttttacaaacaaaacaactgtATTGATTTGTAAACTAATTCATCAGTTTAATGCTCGCTGAAGAGCAATTTATTACTTGACGCTGTAAGATAACTATCCATTGAGGGGCCTTCATTTCCTGCTCTGTGCACGCATCTATAAATGCTGATAAACTCCCAAGTTTATCCGATAACACAATGATTTGTAGATTAAATTTGCAAAGCtgataatgaaataaaatatgacGTTTAGTACATCTGAAACTGTCAAACGTTAAATTAATCTACACTAACATATATTATTCCAAAAAGTACACATCCATACAGCTTTGGATGTGTTCTGGATAAAATTGTATCCTTATGTGTGCTGCAAATCCTAGGTCAATTAATAAAgcgataataatacaaataataatgacaaaactaattattattgtcattataataatcatattttaataataaatcaaattatacaaaaaattatgataataagaatacaaataataaggACTCAAACTTAAGTGATCTGGATACAAAGCCCTTTAAGGAAGCACAGGAAGGGTGAACTATGTTATGTTGAACATTATATCATGTAACATTTTAAAAAGCAGAATCCTACCTTTACCTCAACACCTGGGACAGAGCAGCTCTTGCAGGCAGTGCTTCAAAATTGTCCTGTTTCCCGCTGCGAGATTCCACTCTCCGCCAGCGACCTCGTGGTATCTGGAATATGCAGAGAGCAAAAGTCATTATGCAAAATATTTGGAGTGAACTCTTAAAGGAGCAGGTGCTCCTTTCTCTTGAggtgggaaaaaaaaagaaccgtCGAATTTAAAATACCAGTGTGACGCGATTACTCAAGCAGGCATGTTTTATTAGATGTGGTGTGACTTTGTGAATACCCGTCCAATTTATAATCGGACCGTGTTaataaaaggagaagaaaatatatgtctaaaaaacgtttttttattgtttcctgCACAACTACTCCACCTTGTGGCAAACCACGGCAACTGCGTTGTGTTTGATTGACATAAACAGCGTCTCCTTGCGAAATAATTAGGGCATACATTGT contains these protein-coding regions:
- the LOC132454675 gene encoding zinc finger protein Aiolos-like; translated protein: MEAVDEGESPSEPQDLSLVDFSRSYGCKSLFAEGAEPGDADDAPALGSSPRGGGGGGQSGSSSKLNCDICGLSCISINVLLVHKRSHTGERPFHCVQCGASFTQKGNLLRHIKLHSGEKPFKCHMCNYACRRRDALSGHLRTHSVEKPYKCNHCGRSYKQRSSLEEHRERCHVYAQNRGSAETVSHVEDGQAVRSQMGSERALLLDKLASNVAKRKSSMPQKFTGDNGVCLDLSFNRGPMRPTDATDPPLRGSPGADVTALDHETPLSHRHYPVQLTRSPHTNGHKLSLPAPGGLSLPAPSPQGPHHGLEPSPGDASPVPQSLIYNLGHLLGGFPNGLPHPHPHAQGPAQGLSMGPLEAMRVLKTEGDPGGLLAPAGALYPCSHCRVIYLDYVMFTIHMGCHGFRDPLECNVCGHRSRDRYEFTSHIARGEHRTELK